In Candidatus Dormiibacterota bacterium, the genomic stretch CTGGCCAACTCGATGCATCGGGGAGCTGGTCACTCGTCGCCGTCGGTGAGCGGCAAGCCCCACCGCAGTTTTCGACGAAGCAGCTCGAAGAAGTTTCGCCCACCACTGAACTGGACCAGTTCCACCTGCAAACCGGGCGCGGCGATTCGAACCTCGGCCCCCGGGTGGAGCGCGACCGTTTGCTGGCCGTCGCAGGTCAGGATCGCGGAGGCGGATGGTAGCCGGATGGCGATCTGTGCGCCTTCCGGTAACACGATCGGGCGGTTGAACAGGCTGTGGGGGTTCAGCGGCATGAAGACGATCGCCCGTACGTCGGGATGCACGATCGGCCCGCCCAGCGATAGGGCATAACCGGTCGAGCCGGTCGGCGTCGAAACGATCACGCCGTCAGCATCGAACCGGCCGGCCGGCTGGCCGTCGACGAAGGCCTCGATCCGGATCAGGTTGATCTCGATCCCCTTGTGCACGGTGACGTCGTTGAGGGCGAGAAAGACACGGCCGTCGACCCGCGCCTCGAGCAGGGCTCGGCGCTGCAACGTGAAGTCTCCGGCGCTCCAGCGATCGAAGGCCTTCCCCTCGTCGCCGAGCTGGACTTGCGTCAGGAAGCCCAGGCGGCCGGCGTTGATCCCGAGCACCGGGATGTGGGCAACGGCCGCCTGCTGGGCGGTCCAGAGCAAGGTGCCGTCACCCCCGATGCTGACGATCAAGCGCGTGCCGTCGAGCTCGCCCTCCAGCGCGCCGGGGCGCTCCTCGGCGGTGGCGCAGTAGGTCCAGACGCGAAAACCCCCCGCTTCGAGCCGCCGGCGCGCCTCCATGACCGGGGCACCGCCAATGTCGATGCGTGGGTGGCAAACGATGCCAACCGCGTCAGCCATTTCGCCTCAAATGCAGCAGGAACTCGCGGTTGCCCTTCGCGCCCAGGATCGGCGAGGGGATCTCCCCGGCGACCTCGTATCCGCTCTCCTCGGCAAATTGCCGGAGCTCGCTCAGAACTCGGCGATGCTGTTCGGGGTCGCGCACAATGCCACCCTTTCCCAGCGCGCCCTTCCCCACCTCGAACTGCGGCTTGACCAGGGCCACGACCTCGGCGGGCGGGCTGAGCAGGTCTCGCACGCGCGGCAGCACCAACCGCAAGGAGATGAAGGAGACGTCGATCACGGCCAGGTCCGCCGGGATTGGCAAGCGCTCAAGGTGCCGGATGTTGACCCGTTCCAAGACGGTGACCCGTGGGTCCTGGCGAAGGCTCCAGGCCAGCTGCCCGTAGCCGACGTCGACCGCCATCACCCGCGCGGCGCCCCGTTGCAGCAGGATGTCCGTAAAGCCCCCGGTTGACGCGCCGACGTCGAGGCAGACTCGGCCCGCTGGGTCGATGCCAAAGGCGTCGAGTGCGGCCGCCAGCTTGTCGCCTCCACGACTGACGTAGACCCTGGCGTGGTCCAACCCGATGCTGACACTGGGGTCGACCATCTGGTCCGGCCGCTCGGCCACCGCGCCCGCCACCCGCACCAGGCCGGCGCGTACCATCGCCTGGGCACGCTGCCTCGACGGCACGAGTCCCTGCGCCACGAGCACCTGGTCCAGGCGGACGCGACCTTCAACCATCAGCGCCATATTCCCAGCCCGACAATAATCCCGAGCAGGGCGCCGGCGATCACCTCGATCGGTGTGTGGCCGAGCAGCTCGCGCAGCCGCTCCTGGCGGATGCCCTGATGCGCGATGAAGAGGTCATCGATCAGCCGATTGAGGATCATGGCCTGCTGGCCGGCCGCCCGCCGCACGCCGGTGGCGTCGTACATGACAACGCTGGCGAAGATCAAGCAGACCGCAAAGATCGCCGATTGCACCCCCTCCAGCCGGCCGACGATCGTCGTCAGAGAGACGACCAGCGCGCTGTGCGAACTGGGCATCCCGCCCGCGGTGGCCAAACGCCGCACGCTGAACCGGTGCAGCAGGACGGAGTCGAAGATGACCTTAGCCACCTGGGCGATTCCCCATGCGATCAGGGGAACGACGAAATACGGGTTTCGGAGCAGCGTCACGGACCCGGTTGACGCTCACCGGTGGGCGCCAGCTCTTTCAGTCGCCGCTCGGCATCATCGAGCAGTCGGGCGCAGCGCCGCGCCAGCGCCAGGCCGCGCTCGAAGCTGCGCACCGACTCCGCGAGATCCTCCTGCTCCTTCCCCAGCTGCTGAACCGTTCGCTCCAGCTCGGCGGCGGCCATCTCGTAATCCATATGACCGACGTCGTCGTTCGAGATCACTGAGCCCCCTGGGACTTGGTGTCGACGGGATGCTTGCGGATCTCGGCGTCGGCAGCGATCCGGCCGAGGATGCCGTTGACGAACTTGCCGGAGTCGGGGCCGCCGAAGGTCTTGGCCAGCTCGATCGACTCGTTGATGGCCGCCTTCAGCGGAACACTGGGGAGGTAGAGAATCTCGAAGCTGGCGATTCGCAACAAGGTTCGTTCCACCTTCGCCATCTGATCGAGGCCCCAGTTGCTTGAGGCCTCCTTCAGCTGGGCATCGATCTCTGCCTGATGGTCCCGCACGCCCTGGATCAGGGTTCGGGCAAAATCCGCCACCTCGGCATCGGCGCGCGACTCCGCAACATGGTATTGAAGCGACCGTTCCGCATCGCCGCCGTCGCTCTCGAGCTCGAACAGGACCTTGAGCGCGAGCTCGCGGGCCAGGTGGCGCCGTCCCACTAGGACTGCACGAAAGGCCGCCTAGGCGTCTTCGGGGAACCTCACGTCCCCGACGAAGACGTTGACCTGGCGGACTTCGAGACCCAGCATCTTGTCAATCGCATCCGCCACCTGCCGCTGCACCTCCGCCGCGACCGTCGGGACGTTGGCAGAGTGATCGACGATCACGAACAGCTCGAGATTCAGTGCGTCGTTGCCCATATCGACCCGAACGCCCTTGTGCGAGCTGCCAGCCGGCAGGACGCGATGACCGTCTCGGGCTTTCGCCTGGTACATACCAACGATGCCCTGCACCTGGCTGGCGGTCAGCGAGGCAATGTGGGCGATGACCTCGTTGGCCACCTTGACGGAGCCGAGCGGACGGTCCGGCATCGTCAGACCCGCTCCACGTAGGCGCCGGTGCGGGTATCGACGCGGATGACGTCGCCCTCGTTGACAAAGAAGGGGACGTTCAGGATCAGCCCGGTCTCCACCGTCGCCGGCTTCCCACCGCCGGCCGCGGTGTCGCCCTTGAATCCAGGCGAGGTGTCCGTCACCTTGAGATCGACCGTGGTGGGTAGCTCGATGCCCAGCGGCCGGCCCTCGTACATTAGGACCTCGATTGAGGAACTCTCCTTCAGGTACTTCAAGGCATCGCCCAACTGGTCATCGCCAAGCGGGAGCTGATCGTAGCTCGCCAGGTCCATGAAAAAGTGGCGGTCACCGTCGCTGTAAAGGTACTGCATGGCCACCTTCTCGATCCTCGCGCGGGCGAAGCGATCCTTGTCACGGAACTTCTGGTCGATGATCGACCCGCTGCGGACATTGCGCAGCTTGGTGCGAAAAAAGGTGTCGCCGCGGGCGTTCTGGCCCTGCTGGAACTCGAGCACGGTCCAGAGCTCGCCCTCCCACTCGATCGTCATGCCGTTTCGGAAATCACTGGGGTTGACCATACCGGCTTGCGATTGTACCCCCCTAAGGGTTCGCTGAACCCCCCTGACGGCGGCGAGCCTCGATCTGACTGAAGATTGCGTTCCGAAGCTGTTGCGGGCGCGGCACCGTGCTGAGCAGTTCGGCGCCCTCCCGCCCGGCGGACTCGAGCTCGATATCGCCGAAGCCCCAGGTCCGGCCCCAGAGGCCCTGGAAAGTGGTGAGATCCTGGATCCGGTCGATCGCGATCGAGCGGGAGACCGTGGACACGATGCCCTCGTTGATGATGACGCGCTGGTCGGTGAGGACGTACTCGTGAGCCCGCCAGCCCCAGTAATAGAGGTTGAGGATCCCTAACCCGACCAGGATCGCGCCGAGCATCAGCAGCAGGCGCAGCTCGCCCGAGATCGGCAGCAGCGCCAGGATCACCAGCACGATGGCCACCGCCAGGATTGTGGTGGCAATCGGGCGCAGGAGGACGACCCAGTGTCGAGACGAGCTCGCCAGGATCCGTTCGCCGGGAAGCAGGTCGCGGGCGTTCATGGGGCCTGACTGTAGAGGACGAACAGCGTTCCGAGCACGAGGAACGGTCCATAGGGGACGGCGTCCTTGAAGCTCCGGATGCGGGTGATGAGCAGAATTATCGCGACAAACCCGCCCAGGAGGACCCCGTCGAGGAGAGCATGGGCCATGCGAAGGTTCGAGAGCCCGGTCGCCATCCCAATGAAGACCGCGAGCTTGACATCACCGAAGCCGAATGCCTCGGCCCCAAAGGCCAGCTGGCCGCCGAAAAAAAGGAGCAGGAAGACGCCGCCCGCGATCAGCGCGGCTACCGGGGCAGTTCGCCAGTCGGGCCATGGCCAGGTCAGGGCAGGCGTCCAGGGCGTGACGAAGGCGAGGGCAAAAGCGATCACCCAGCTGGGGAACATCACGAGATCGAGGATGTAGCGGGTCTTCAGGTCGAACCCCAGCACCTGCACCAGCACGACGACGTAGACCGAGTCGATGAATAGGAGCGGCTGGACACCCAGTTGGAGCGCGAACACGAAGAAGAGCGCCGCGGCCAGCGCGGGCATCAGCAACGACTCGCGGACGGACTGCCGGAACTCGATCTCCTCGATCCGAGCCAACCAGCGGGACAGGTAGTTCAGTCCGACACCGACGCCGGCGCCGACAACGGCCCAGCCGAGCGCGAGCAGCAGGTGCCTCACGAGGTGAGGCGCCCCACCACCGCGCGTTCGAGAGCCGCCCGCATGGCGGCCTCGGGCGGTGGCTGGCCGGTCCAGATCTCGAAAGCCGCCAGCCCCTGGAAGAGCAGCATCGTAAGCCCGTTCATCGCCCGGGCGCCTTGCTCCCGCGCTCCGCGAAGCAAGGGCGTCAACGGGGGCTCGTATACCAGGTCGAAAACGAATTGGCTCGGCGTTATCCAGTCAACCGGAAAGAGGACCGACTCGCCATC encodes the following:
- a CDS encoding NAD(+)/NADH kinase, giving the protein MADAVGIVCHPRIDIGGAPVMEARRRLEAGGFRVWTYCATAEERPGALEGELDGTRLIVSIGGDGTLLWTAQQAAVAHIPVLGINAGRLGFLTQVQLGDEGKAFDRWSAGDFTLQRRALLEARVDGRVFLALNDVTVHKGIEINLIRIEAFVDGQPAGRFDADGVIVSTPTGSTGYALSLGGPIVHPDVRAIVFMPLNPHSLFNRPIVLPEGAQIAIRLPSASAILTCDGQQTVALHPGAEVRIAAPGLQVELVQFSGGRNFFELLRRKLRWGLPLTDGDE
- a CDS encoding TlyA family RNA methyltransferase gives rise to the protein MALMVEGRVRLDQVLVAQGLVPSRQRAQAMVRAGLVRVAGAVAERPDQMVDPSVSIGLDHARVYVSRGGDKLAAALDAFGIDPAGRVCLDVGASTGGFTDILLQRGAARVMAVDVGYGQLAWSLRQDPRVTVLERVNIRHLERLPIPADLAVIDVSFISLRLVLPRVRDLLSPPAEVVALVKPQFEVGKGALGKGGIVRDPEQHRRVLSELRQFAEESGYEVAGEIPSPILGAKGNREFLLHLRRNG
- a CDS encoding divergent PAP2 family protein is translated as MTLLRNPYFVVPLIAWGIAQVAKVIFDSVLLHRFSVRRLATAGGMPSSHSALVVSLTTIVGRLEGVQSAIFAVCLIFASVVMYDATGVRRAAGQQAMILNRLIDDLFIAHQGIRQERLRELLGHTPIEVIAGALLGIIVGLGIWR
- the xseB gene encoding exodeoxyribonuclease VII small subunit; this translates as MISNDDVGHMDYEMAAAELERTVQQLGKEQEDLAESVRSFERGLALARRCARLLDDAERRLKELAPTGERQPGP
- the nusB gene encoding transcription antitermination factor NusB; the protein is MGRRHLARELALKVLFELESDGGDAERSLQYHVAESRADAEVADFARTLIQGVRDHQAEIDAQLKEASSNWGLDQMAKVERTLLRIASFEILYLPSVPLKAAINESIELAKTFGGPDSGKFVNGILGRIAADAEIRKHPVDTKSQGAQ
- a CDS encoding Asp23/Gls24 family envelope stress response protein — protein: MPDRPLGSVKVANEVIAHIASLTASQVQGIVGMYQAKARDGHRVLPAGSSHKGVRVDMGNDALNLELFVIVDHSANVPTVAAEVQRQVADAIDKMLGLEVRQVNVFVGDVRFPEDA
- the efp gene encoding elongation factor P, translating into MVNPSDFRNGMTIEWEGELWTVLEFQQGQNARGDTFFRTKLRNVRSGSIIDQKFRDKDRFARARIEKVAMQYLYSDGDRHFFMDLASYDQLPLGDDQLGDALKYLKESSSIEVLMYEGRPLGIELPTTVDLKVTDTSPGFKGDTAAGGGKPATVETGLILNVPFFVNEGDVIRVDTRTGAYVERV
- a CDS encoding PH domain-containing protein, translated to MNARDLLPGERILASSSRHWVVLLRPIATTILAVAIVLVILALLPISGELRLLLMLGAILVGLGILNLYYWGWRAHEYVLTDQRVIINEGIVSTVSRSIAIDRIQDLTTFQGLWGRTWGFGDIELESAGREGAELLSTVPRPQQLRNAIFSQIEARRRQGGSANP
- a CDS encoding prepilin peptidase, producing the protein MRHLLLALGWAVVGAGVGVGLNYLSRWLARIEEIEFRQSVRESLLMPALAAALFFVFALQLGVQPLLFIDSVYVVVLVQVLGFDLKTRYILDLVMFPSWVIAFALAFVTPWTPALTWPWPDWRTAPVAALIAGGVFLLLFFGGQLAFGAEAFGFGDVKLAVFIGMATGLSNLRMAHALLDGVLLGGFVAIILLITRIRSFKDAVPYGPFLVLGTLFVLYSQAP